In the genome of Helicovermis profundi, the window ACAGGTGAAAGTTTTATGAAGGATTATCCTGTAATTTCTAAAAAAATTTTAAAAGACGTTAATAATGGACATATTATTACTGATTCAAAAAGTTATTTTTGGAAAAAATACTATATAACGTCCTCAAATGAATCATATGTTACGATTATAAGTGCTATTGATAATAATGATTTTCTGAACAATGTAAATGAATTTTTTAAGAAACTTGTTTATCAAATGATTATTATATTGATTTTAATATTTATTATTAGTTATTTTTTATCAAAAATAATAACTAATCCTATATATAAAATTGTTGATGCTGTAATTGAAATAGGTAAAGGAAATTTTGATGTTCATTTTGATGTAGATAAAGATAGTGGTAGTGAAATCAATATATTGGCTTATGAAATAAAAAAAATGGCATTAGAACTTAGTTCCATTTATCATCAAATTGAGAAAAGAGTAAGAGATAGGACTAAGGAACTTGAAAAAATGAATGAAAAAATAAAAAAAATGGCACAAATAGACCCTCTTACAGGAATATACAATCGTCATTATTTTAATCAATATGTAAATGATGTTTTAAACGATTCTAGTGAAAATATTACTTTGATTATGATTGACGTAAATGATTTTAAGTATATTAATGATAATTATGGACATAACATTGGCGATGAAATATTAAAAACTGTTGCAGATTTACTTACTAAGGCTGTAAGAGAATCCGATTTTGTTGTAAGGTATGGAGGCGATGAATTTTTAGTTATACTTTATAATGCAGATGCAATTGTTGCACAGTCTTATGTAAATAGACTTAGGCTTTTAATTTTTGAATTTAATTATGATAATGATTTAATTAATCATAGACTAGAACTTAGCTTAGGTTATGACGTATATACAGGTGAAAAGCATATTCTTGAAGTTATTAATTCTGCTGATGAAAAAATGTATAAGAATAAAATTCAACTAAAAGAAAAAAGAGGTGGTAAAATTGAGTAAAACCATAA includes:
- a CDS encoding diguanylate cyclase — protein: MKKIQIKFRYKFIGAIVLISIIPLIFFSYKSYNSSKKLLTDVEIEKIDTFYSRIINNSNNYFYSSEKDLLYLEKITKTHSSIDSDETSLKNIEKMYDDFISINTRYDQIRLLDLSGMEKIRINNSNGVTIVPKNELQDKSNRYYFKDTIKLRENDIFTSPIDLNVEHGEIEKPNKSVIRFAKVVYIENKPKYVLILNVNTNHIFNELRNLIKNNEFNDTYLIDEKGFYIVNSNKLKEWGGPNNLKTGESFMKDYPVISKKILKDVNNGHIITDSKSYFWKKYYITSSNESYVTIISAIDNNDFLNNVNEFFKKLVYQMIIILILIFIISYFLSKIITNPIYKIVDAVIEIGKGNFDVHFDVDKDSGSEINILAYEIKKMALELSSIYHQIEKRVRDRTKELEKMNEKIKKMAQIDPLTGIYNRHYFNQYVNDVLNDSSENITLIMIDVNDFKYINDNYGHNIGDEILKTVADLLTKAVRESDFVVRYGGDEFLVILYNADAIVAQSYVNRLRLLIFEFNYDNDLINHRLELSLGYDVYTGEKHILEVINSADEKMYKNKIQLKEKRGGKIE